Proteins encoded together in one Vigna angularis cultivar LongXiaoDou No.4 chromosome 5, ASM1680809v1, whole genome shotgun sequence window:
- the LOC108340088 gene encoding senescence-specific cysteine protease SAG39 gives MSSFTQNNHLLVLLLVLTVWTCHVMSRRLPQATSSERHENWMAQYGKVYKDAAEKEKRFQIFKNNVQFIESFNAAGDKSFNLSINQFADLHNEEFKALLINGQKNANMVETVTETSFRYDNITKVPASMDWRTRGAVTPIKDQGRCGSCWAFSTVATIEGLHQITTGELVSLSEQELVDCVEGMSEGCKGGYMEDAFEFVAKKGGLATEEYYPYRANNKTCKVKKEGHGVAEIKGYEKVTANSEKALLKAVAHQPVSVYIDGGDSAFQFYSSGIFTGKCGTRLNHAVAVVGYGKARGGGKYWIVKNSWSRKWGEKGYIRMKRDIRAKEGLCGIAMNAAYPIA, from the exons ATGAGTTCATTTACCCAAAACAACCATCTTTTAGTTCTGCTCCTTGTTTTAACTGTGTGGACATGCCACGTAATGTCTCGCAGGTTGCCTCAGGCAACCTCGTCAGAGAGACATGAGAACTGGATGGCACAGTATGGTAAGGTTTACAAGGATGCTGCTGAGAAGGAAAAACGTTTCCAAATATTCAAGAACAATGTGCAGTTCATTGAATCATTCAATGCTGCTGGGGACAAATCTTTCAACCTTAGCATCAACCAATTTGCAGACCTACATAATGAAGAGTTTAAGGCATTACTAATTAATGGTCAGAAGAATGCAAATATGGTTGAGACAGTAACAGAAACATCGTTTAGGTATGACAATATAACTAAGGTTCCTGCTAGCATGGACTGGAGGACAAGAGGTGCTGTTACTCCAATCAAGGACCAAGGCAGATGTG GTAGTTGCTGGGCGTTTTCAACTGTGGCTACGATCGAGGGTCTCCACCAAATAACTACAGGTGAATTGGTGTCCCTATCAGAACAAGAACTGGTGGATTGTGTTGAAGGAATGAGTGAAGGATGTAAAGGTGGTTATATGGAGGATGCCTTTGAATTTGTTGCGAAGAAAGGGGGATTAGCAACTGAAGAATATTACCCCTACAGGGCAAACAATAAGACTTGTAAAGTCAAGAAGGAAGGTCATGGTGTTGCTGAGATTAAAGGGTATGAGAAAGTTACTGCGAACAGTGAAAAAGCACTGCTGAAAGCTGTGGCACATCAACCAGTGTCAGTCTATATTGACGGTGGAGATTCTGCTTTCCAATTCTACTCAAGTGGGATATTTACAGGAAAGTGTGGAACTCGTCTAAACCATGCTGTTGCAGTAGTTGGTTATGGGAAAGCTCGTGGTGGTGGTAAGTATTGGATAGTGAAGAATTCATGGAGCAGAAAATGGGGTGAGAAAGGGTACATAAGGATGAAGAGAGATATACGTGCCAAGGAAGGTTTATGTGGAATTGCCATGAATGCTGCTTATCCTATTGCTTGA